A single genomic interval of Plantibacter sp. Leaf314 harbors:
- a CDS encoding MFS transporter — MTQDSAQPDDHDDGPESQERPWLSDEERAALSKPLPERAVVASLAFTGLVAAFMMTLVTPLVPSLPTILGVHASDSMWVVTATLLSAAVATPISGRLGDLYGKRRMVLILLGIMMAGSVLAAFSSTIVPLIVARALQGMAMGVIPLGISILRDVLHAKRLGPAVALVSATLGIGGAVGLPISAVISQFLDWHVLFWVAGALGLVGFLLVARFVPVSTLRSEGGFDWIGAIGLAAGLVPILLAVSKGNEWGWTSVGTLACLIGGVVVLLLWGWFEVRSSSPLVDLRIAARRTVLFTNLASITVGFAFFGSTVVLPGILEAPVGTGVGLGQDMLIASLCLMPSGLIMWAMSPVAARLTAAKGARLSLLIGIAIIAIGYAVAIGLMTEVWHTVLTATAVGFGVGFAYAAMPTLIMGAVPPSETAASNGLNSVMRTLGSTIASAVIGAILASQVVTDGAVTTPSADAFRLSFAICAAAAVVGLVCTLLLPKHLAKDTRSSLHEG, encoded by the coding sequence GTGACGCAGGATTCAGCGCAGCCCGACGACCATGACGACGGACCGGAGTCGCAGGAGCGACCGTGGCTGAGCGACGAGGAGCGCGCTGCGCTCAGCAAGCCGCTCCCTGAGCGGGCGGTCGTGGCGAGCCTGGCGTTCACCGGCCTCGTCGCGGCGTTCATGATGACGCTCGTCACCCCGCTCGTGCCGTCCCTCCCGACGATCCTCGGGGTGCACGCCTCGGACAGCATGTGGGTGGTGACCGCCACCCTGCTCTCCGCTGCGGTGGCGACGCCGATCTCCGGTCGTCTCGGTGACCTGTACGGGAAGCGCCGGATGGTCCTGATCCTGCTCGGGATCATGATGGCCGGCTCGGTGCTCGCTGCGTTCTCGTCAACGATCGTGCCGCTGATCGTCGCTCGCGCCCTGCAGGGTATGGCGATGGGCGTGATCCCGCTCGGCATCAGCATCCTGCGCGACGTGCTCCATGCGAAGCGGCTCGGTCCGGCGGTCGCCCTCGTGAGCGCCACGCTCGGCATCGGTGGAGCCGTCGGCCTGCCGATCTCAGCCGTCATCTCACAGTTCCTGGATTGGCATGTGCTCTTCTGGGTGGCCGGTGCGCTCGGACTGGTCGGATTCCTGCTCGTGGCCCGCTTCGTCCCCGTGAGCACGCTGCGGAGCGAGGGCGGTTTCGACTGGATCGGGGCGATCGGACTCGCCGCCGGACTCGTGCCGATCCTCCTCGCCGTCTCGAAGGGCAACGAGTGGGGCTGGACGAGCGTGGGGACGCTCGCGTGCCTGATCGGCGGGGTCGTCGTCCTGCTCCTCTGGGGTTGGTTCGAGGTGCGTTCCTCGAGCCCGCTCGTGGATCTGCGGATCGCCGCACGCCGGACGGTGCTCTTCACGAACCTCGCGTCGATCACCGTCGGATTCGCCTTCTTCGGCAGCACCGTGGTCCTCCCCGGCATCCTCGAAGCACCGGTGGGCACGGGGGTCGGGCTCGGGCAGGACATGCTCATCGCGAGCCTCTGCCTCATGCCCAGCGGTCTGATCATGTGGGCGATGTCGCCCGTCGCCGCTCGGCTGACGGCCGCGAAGGGTGCGCGGCTGAGCCTGCTCATCGGTATCGCGATCATCGCGATCGGCTACGCGGTCGCGATCGGGCTCATGACGGAGGTCTGGCACACGGTCCTGACGGCGACCGCCGTCGGTTTCGGCGTGGGCTTCGCGTACGCGGCGATGCCGACGCTGATCATGGGCGCCGTCCCGCCGAGCGAGACCGCGGCGTCCAACGGGCTAAACTCGGTTATGCGGACGCTCGGTTCCACGATCGCGAGTGCGGTGATCGGCGCCATCCTGGCCTCCCAGGTCGTCACGGACGGGGCCGTCACGACGCCGAGCGCCGACGCGTTCCGGCTGAGCTTCGCGATCTGCGCGGCGGCCGCCGTGGTCGGCCTCGTCTGCACGCTCCTGCTGCCGAAGCACCTCGCGAAGGACACGCGGTCGAGTCTCCACGAGGGGTGA
- a CDS encoding Ku protein, with the protein MRAIWKGAVTFGLVNVPVKVYSATEDHDLSLHQVHDADGGRIRYQRKCEVCGKVVSYDHIDKAYQDGEQTVVLTADDLASLPEERSREIEVVEFVPSDDLDPIMFDRSYFLEPDSSSSKAYVLLRRTLEETDRTAIVRFALRQKTRLGALRVREDVILLQTLLWEDEVREVRFPALEERVRISAKELEMSEALVESFSSRFRPDAFVDEYQAQLRKLIDAKLEQGDALDTAATFGEQPEPDDDKGAEPIDLMEVLQRSIDRQRGGKDPKADTGSSGSSKAASSKTTTSKSTTSKRSASKRSTTKAGSSKDEPSSTPAKRKKSA; encoded by the coding sequence ATGCGCGCGATCTGGAAGGGCGCCGTCACGTTCGGTCTCGTCAACGTCCCGGTGAAGGTGTACAGCGCGACGGAGGACCACGACCTCTCGCTGCACCAGGTGCACGACGCCGACGGCGGGCGTATCCGGTACCAGCGCAAGTGCGAGGTCTGCGGCAAGGTCGTCAGCTACGACCACATCGACAAGGCCTACCAGGACGGCGAGCAGACGGTGGTCCTCACCGCCGACGACCTCGCGTCGCTCCCCGAGGAACGCAGTCGCGAGATCGAGGTGGTCGAGTTCGTGCCGAGCGACGACCTCGACCCGATCATGTTCGACCGCAGTTACTTCCTGGAACCGGACTCCTCCTCCTCGAAGGCCTACGTCCTGCTCCGGAGGACGCTCGAGGAGACCGACCGCACGGCCATCGTGCGGTTCGCCCTCCGCCAGAAGACGCGACTCGGCGCCCTCAGGGTGCGCGAGGACGTCATCCTCCTGCAGACACTGCTCTGGGAGGACGAGGTCCGCGAGGTGCGGTTCCCGGCCCTCGAGGAACGAGTCCGCATCTCCGCCAAGGAACTCGAGATGTCGGAGGCGCTCGTCGAGTCCTTCTCGTCCCGCTTCCGTCCCGACGCGTTCGTCGACGAATACCAGGCACAACTCCGGAAACTCATCGATGCGAAACTCGAGCAGGGCGACGCCCTCGACACCGCCGCCACCTTCGGCGAGCAGCCCGAGCCCGACGACGACAAGGGCGCCGAGCCGATCGACCTCATGGAGGTGCTGCAGCGCAGCATCGACCGGCAGCGTGGTGGGAAGGACCCGAAGGCCGACACCGGGTCGAGTGGTTCCTCGAAAGCCGCCTCGTCGAAGACCACGACGTCGAAGAGCACGACCTCGAAGCGCAGCGCGTCGAAGCGCAGCACGACCAAGGCCGGATCGTCGAAGGACGAACCGTCGTCGACCCCGGCCAAACGCAAGAAGAGCGCCTGA
- a CDS encoding ATP-dependent DNA helicase RecQ — MSDVSAPAPTHHEATTTGSVAEATAALAALTGVPGARFHDGQLEAILALVDEHRRTLVVQRTGWGKSAVYFIATALLRRRGAGPTLLVSPLLALMRDQVAAAARAGVRAVAINSANAHEWDDVRAQLDADEVDVLLVSPERLNNPRFRDEQLPTLVARTGMLVVDEAHCISDWGHDFRPDYRRLAELIGRLPVEVPVLATTATANARVVRDIAEQLTAPAASGSTAAEVLTIRGSLARASLRLGVLRLPESRDRLTWLLSHLDGLTGSGIIYTLTVSAAEDTARLLREAGHEVRAYTGRTDPDEREESERLLKENRLKALVATSALGMGFDKPDLGFVVHLGAPSSPVAYYQQVGRAGRATEHADVLLLPGAEDEEIWQYFATASMPDEARATAVLDALDDRPRSTPALEALVNLRRTPLELLLKVLDVDGAVQRVAGGWVSTGEPWVYDRERYRRIAEARVAEQQAMLAYERGEECRMLVLQRELDDATAEPCGRCDRCAGAWFPTELDSAAAASASEALGRVGVELEPRAQWPTGAGKLGVTTDGAPVSGRISLEDRLEPGRALARLTDLGWGGVLRELFAAGAADAPASRAVIDASVRVLADWPWARRPAAVVSVPSRSRPQLVDSVARGIASLGRLPYLGELDLVGDGPRGGPGGNSAYRLAGVWDAFSVGAELRTQLATLEGAPVLLVDDRADSRWTLTVAGRALRLAGSGPVLPFALGIVG; from the coding sequence ATGTCCGACGTCAGCGCGCCAGCCCCCACCCACCACGAAGCCACCACCACCGGGTCGGTCGCTGAAGCGACGGCGGCGCTCGCCGCTCTGACGGGCGTTCCGGGAGCCCGGTTCCACGATGGCCAGCTCGAGGCGATCCTCGCCCTCGTCGACGAGCACCGTCGCACCCTCGTGGTCCAGCGCACCGGTTGGGGCAAGTCGGCCGTGTACTTCATCGCGACGGCGCTGCTCCGTCGTCGGGGTGCCGGTCCGACGCTGCTCGTCTCGCCGCTCCTCGCCCTCATGCGCGACCAGGTGGCCGCGGCGGCGCGTGCCGGTGTTCGGGCGGTCGCCATCAACTCGGCGAACGCTCATGAGTGGGACGACGTCCGCGCGCAGCTGGACGCCGACGAGGTCGATGTACTGCTCGTGTCGCCCGAGCGGCTCAACAATCCGCGCTTCCGCGATGAGCAGCTCCCGACCCTCGTGGCTCGAACCGGCATGCTGGTGGTCGACGAGGCCCACTGCATCTCCGACTGGGGTCACGACTTCCGCCCCGACTACCGGCGGCTGGCCGAGCTGATCGGTCGTCTGCCGGTGGAGGTCCCGGTCCTGGCGACGACCGCGACGGCCAACGCCCGCGTCGTCCGCGACATCGCCGAGCAGCTCACCGCACCAGCCGCTTCCGGCTCCACGGCGGCCGAGGTCCTCACCATCCGCGGTTCCCTCGCGCGGGCGTCCCTCCGGCTCGGCGTGCTCCGGCTCCCGGAGTCCAGGGACCGCCTCACCTGGTTGCTCAGCCACCTCGACGGACTCACGGGGTCCGGCATCATCTACACCCTCACCGTCTCCGCCGCAGAGGACACCGCGCGGCTGCTGCGCGAGGCCGGTCACGAGGTCCGGGCCTACACCGGCCGGACCGATCCCGACGAACGCGAGGAGTCCGAGCGGCTCCTCAAGGAGAACCGGCTGAAGGCCCTCGTGGCGACGAGCGCGCTCGGGATGGGCTTCGACAAACCCGATCTCGGGTTCGTCGTGCACCTCGGCGCGCCGTCATCGCCGGTCGCGTACTACCAGCAGGTCGGGCGAGCCGGGCGCGCGACGGAACACGCCGACGTCCTGCTCCTGCCCGGAGCGGAGGACGAGGAGATCTGGCAGTACTTCGCGACCGCGTCGATGCCTGACGAAGCTCGGGCCACGGCCGTCCTCGACGCGCTCGACGATCGGCCACGGTCGACCCCGGCACTCGAAGCACTCGTCAACCTGCGCCGCACCCCGCTGGAACTGCTGCTCAAGGTGCTCGACGTCGACGGCGCCGTGCAGCGGGTCGCCGGGGGATGGGTCTCCACCGGTGAGCCGTGGGTGTACGACCGCGAACGCTACCGCCGGATCGCCGAAGCGAGGGTCGCGGAACAGCAGGCGATGCTCGCCTACGAGCGCGGCGAGGAGTGCCGGATGCTCGTGCTCCAGCGCGAACTCGACGACGCGACCGCCGAACCCTGCGGACGGTGCGATCGGTGCGCAGGTGCCTGGTTCCCCACCGAACTCGACAGCGCAGCTGCCGCCTCGGCTTCCGAGGCGCTCGGGCGGGTCGGTGTCGAGCTCGAACCTCGAGCGCAGTGGCCGACGGGTGCCGGCAAACTCGGCGTCACCACCGACGGAGCACCGGTCAGCGGCCGCATCTCGCTCGAGGATCGTCTGGAACCGGGCCGGGCGCTCGCGCGCTTGACCGATCTCGGCTGGGGCGGCGTCCTCCGTGAACTCTTCGCCGCCGGCGCGGCGGACGCCCCGGCGTCCCGCGCGGTGATCGACGCGAGCGTCCGGGTGCTCGCCGACTGGCCGTGGGCGAGGCGACCGGCCGCGGTCGTGAGCGTCCCCTCACGATCACGTCCGCAACTCGTCGACTCGGTCGCCCGGGGTATCGCCTCGCTCGGACGACTGCCCTACCTCGGTGAACTGGACCTCGTCGGCGACGGCCCTCGCGGAGGGCCCGGCGGGAACAGCGCCTATCGGCTCGCCGGCGTCTGGGACGCGTTCAGCGTCGGTGCCGAACTCCGCACACAGCTGGCGACGCTCGAGGGCGCGCCGGTGCTGCTCGTCGACGACCGGGCGGACAGCCGATGGACGCTCACCGTCGCCGGACGGGCGCTCCGGCTCGCGGGCTCCGGCCCGGTCCTCCCGTTCGCCCTCGGCATCGTGGGCTGA